The following are from one region of the Sandaracinus amylolyticus genome:
- a CDS encoding NAD-dependent epimerase translates to MTKYLVTGAAGFIGHHTSLRLLERGDEVVGLDNVNDYYDPTLKEARLARLEGRPGFRFVRGDIADRELVPALFAKERFDVVINLAAQAGVRYSLVNPHAYVDANVVGFVNILEGCRHHGVKHLAYASSSSVYGANTEMPFSVHQNVDHPLSLYAATKKANELMAHTYSHLYGLPTTGLRFFTVYGPWGRPDMALFLFTKAILEGRPIDVFNHGRMRRDFTYVDDIVEGVVRIADRTAQRNPEWSGAKPDPGSSAAPWRVYNIGNHEPVELMKLIEVLEAKLGKKAEKRFLDMQPGDVPATYADVEDLERDVAFKPATSIETGIGRFVEWYREFYRE, encoded by the coding sequence ATGACGAAGTACCTCGTCACCGGCGCCGCGGGGTTCATCGGACACCACACGTCGCTGCGTTTGCTCGAGCGCGGCGACGAGGTCGTCGGGCTCGACAACGTCAACGACTACTACGATCCGACGCTGAAAGAGGCGCGCCTCGCGCGCCTCGAGGGCCGGCCGGGGTTCCGCTTCGTCCGCGGCGACATCGCGGATCGCGAGCTCGTGCCCGCGCTCTTCGCGAAGGAGCGCTTCGACGTCGTCATCAACCTCGCGGCGCAGGCGGGCGTGCGGTACTCGCTCGTCAACCCGCACGCGTACGTCGACGCGAACGTCGTCGGGTTCGTGAACATCCTCGAGGGCTGCCGTCATCACGGCGTGAAGCACCTCGCGTATGCGTCGTCGAGCTCGGTCTACGGCGCGAACACCGAGATGCCGTTCTCGGTGCATCAGAACGTCGATCACCCCCTGAGCCTCTACGCCGCGACGAAGAAGGCGAACGAGCTCATGGCCCACACGTACAGCCATCTGTACGGGCTGCCCACGACGGGCCTGCGCTTCTTCACGGTGTACGGGCCGTGGGGTCGCCCCGACATGGCGCTCTTCCTCTTCACGAAGGCGATCCTCGAGGGGCGTCCGATCGACGTGTTCAACCACGGGCGCATGCGCCGCGACTTCACGTACGTCGACGACATCGTCGAGGGCGTGGTGCGGATCGCGGATCGCACGGCGCAGCGGAACCCGGAGTGGTCGGGCGCGAAGCCCGATCCCGGATCGAGCGCGGCGCCGTGGCGCGTCTACAACATCGGCAACCACGAGCCCGTCGAGCTCATGAAGCTGATCGAGGTGCTCGAGGCGAAGCTCGGCAAGAAGGCGGAGAAGCGCTTCCTCGACATGCAGCCCGGCGACGTGCCCGCGACGTACGCCGACGTC
- a CDS encoding nucleotide sugar dehydrogenase has protein sequence MKSNEKIVVVGLGYVGLPVALAFARQFEGVVGFDISQRRIDELVKGIDRTNEVDPAELKRSTIRFTADPAAVTEGTFFVVTVPTPIDENRQPDLTPVVKASESVGKLLKPGAVVVYESTVYPGVTEDVCAPILQRVSGLSRDQFRLGYSPERINPGDKQHTLETTTKVVSGEDAETLERVAKAYEAIIPAGVHRAPSIKVAEAAKVIENTQRDLNIALMNELALIFDRLGIRTRDVLEAAGTKWNFLKFQPGLVGGHCIGVDPYYLTSKAQSVGYHPEVILAGRRINDGMGAYIAQRTIKLLIEQGVPVKGARVGIFGLTFKENVPDLRNSRVPDIIAELRQFGIEPVVHDPRADAEEAMHEYQLTLSPIDRATGLDALILAVAHREYEELRGSALLRHVRNDGVIVDVKSMLGAHDLPAGVRYWAL, from the coding sequence ATGAAGAGCAACGAGAAGATCGTCGTCGTCGGCCTCGGATACGTCGGCCTGCCCGTCGCGCTCGCGTTCGCGCGGCAGTTCGAGGGGGTCGTCGGCTTCGACATCAGCCAGCGCCGCATCGACGAGCTGGTCAAAGGCATCGACCGCACGAACGAGGTCGATCCCGCAGAGCTCAAGCGCTCCACCATCCGCTTCACGGCAGACCCCGCGGCCGTCACCGAGGGCACGTTCTTCGTCGTCACCGTGCCCACGCCGATCGACGAGAACCGCCAGCCCGATCTCACGCCGGTCGTGAAGGCATCGGAGAGCGTCGGCAAGCTGCTCAAGCCGGGCGCGGTCGTGGTCTACGAGTCGACGGTCTATCCGGGTGTCACCGAGGACGTCTGCGCGCCGATCCTGCAGCGCGTCTCGGGGCTCTCGCGCGATCAGTTCCGCCTCGGGTACTCGCCCGAGCGCATCAATCCGGGCGACAAGCAGCACACGCTCGAGACCACGACGAAGGTCGTGTCGGGCGAGGACGCGGAGACGCTCGAGCGCGTCGCGAAGGCGTACGAAGCGATCATCCCCGCGGGCGTGCACCGCGCGCCGTCGATCAAGGTCGCAGAGGCCGCGAAGGTCATCGAGAACACGCAGCGCGATCTCAACATCGCGCTGATGAACGAGCTCGCGCTCATCTTCGATCGGCTCGGCATCCGCACGCGCGACGTGCTCGAGGCGGCGGGCACGAAGTGGAACTTCCTCAAGTTCCAGCCGGGCCTCGTCGGCGGTCACTGCATCGGCGTCGATCCCTACTACCTGACCTCGAAGGCGCAGTCGGTCGGCTATCACCCCGAGGTCATCCTCGCGGGCCGTCGCATCAACGACGGCATGGGCGCGTACATCGCGCAGCGGACCATCAAGCTGCTGATCGAACAGGGCGTTCCGGTGAAGGGCGCGCGCGTCGGCATCTTCGGCCTCACGTTCAAGGAGAACGTGCCCGATCTTCGCAACTCGCGTGTGCCCGACATCATTGCCGAGCTGCGCCAGTTCGGGATCGAGCCGGTGGTGCACGATCCCCGCGCCGACGCGGAAGAAGCGATGCACGAGTACCAGCTGACGCTCAGCCCGATCGATCGCGCGACCGGGCTCGACGCGCTCATCCTCGCCGTCGCGCACCGCGAGTACGAGGAGCTGCGCGGCAGCGCCCTGCTCCGCCACGTGCGCAACGACGGCGTGATCGTCGACGTGAAGTCGATGCTCGGAGCGCACGACCTGCCGGCCGGCGTGCGCTACTGGGCACTCTGA
- a CDS encoding UDP-glucose dehydrogenase family protein, which produces MKVCMVGTGYVGLVSGAGFAETGATVVCADIDATKIAKLRAGEIPIFEPGLDELVARNVAEGRLSFSDDVPAAIANAQVIFIGVGTPMRPDGGADLSAVDAVALAVAQHATRECVLVCKSTVPVGTNVRVKRLVREAPHAVHVVSNPEFLKEGDAVNDFLRPDRIVVGVDPEDQFARDVMARLYHPLCLDRDRIVWMDPASAELTKYVANTMLAMRISFMNQIAALCEKVGADVHQVRLGVGTDVRIGPKFLYAGPGYGGSCFPKDVNALVHTGREHGLELDLAVATELVNQRQKGVLFRKLRHHFEGDVRGRRVAVWGVAFKPRTDDIRDSAALTLIDALLADGAHVVAHDPEGLENARARYGDRVELVNDPYVAAKDADALVLVTEWGQYRNPDFERLRTTMRRALILDGRNIWSTYNLGQLGFTYEGIGVRAG; this is translated from the coding sequence ATGAAGGTCTGCATGGTCGGCACGGGATACGTCGGCCTCGTCAGCGGAGCAGGCTTCGCCGAGACCGGCGCGACCGTCGTCTGCGCCGACATCGACGCGACCAAGATCGCGAAGCTCCGTGCCGGCGAGATCCCGATCTTCGAGCCCGGGCTCGACGAGCTCGTCGCGCGCAACGTCGCCGAGGGGCGTCTCTCGTTCTCCGACGACGTGCCCGCCGCGATCGCGAACGCGCAGGTGATCTTCATCGGGGTCGGCACGCCGATGCGGCCCGACGGTGGGGCGGATCTGAGCGCGGTCGACGCGGTCGCGCTCGCGGTCGCGCAGCACGCCACGCGCGAGTGCGTGCTCGTCTGCAAGAGCACCGTGCCCGTCGGCACGAACGTCCGCGTGAAGCGCCTCGTGCGCGAAGCGCCGCACGCGGTGCACGTCGTGTCGAACCCCGAGTTCCTCAAGGAAGGCGACGCGGTCAACGACTTCCTACGCCCCGATCGCATCGTCGTCGGCGTCGATCCCGAGGATCAGTTCGCGCGCGACGTGATGGCGCGTCTCTATCACCCGCTCTGTCTCGATCGCGATCGCATCGTGTGGATGGATCCCGCGAGCGCCGAGCTGACGAAGTACGTCGCGAACACGATGCTCGCGATGCGCATCTCGTTCATGAACCAGATCGCCGCGCTCTGCGAGAAGGTCGGCGCGGACGTGCACCAGGTGCGGCTCGGCGTCGGCACCGACGTGCGCATCGGACCGAAGTTCCTCTACGCGGGCCCGGGCTACGGCGGCTCGTGCTTCCCGAAGGACGTCAACGCGCTCGTGCACACCGGGCGCGAGCACGGGCTCGAGCTCGATCTCGCGGTCGCGACCGAGCTCGTGAACCAGCGCCAGAAGGGCGTGCTGTTCCGCAAGCTCCGGCACCACTTCGAGGGCGACGTGCGAGGGCGCCGCGTGGCGGTCTGGGGCGTCGCGTTCAAGCCGCGCACCGACGACATCCGCGACAGCGCTGCGCTCACGCTGATCGACGCGCTGCTCGCCGACGGCGCGCACGTCGTCGCGCACGATCCCGAGGGGCTCGAGAACGCGCGCGCCCGCTACGGCGATCGCGTGGAGCTCGTGAACGATCCCTACGTGGCCGCCAAGGACGCCGACGCGCTCGTGCTGGTCACGGAGTGGGGCCAGTACCGCAATCCCGACTTCGAGCGCCTCCGCACCACGATGCGGCGCGCTCTCATCCTCGACGGGCGCAACATCTGGTCGACGTACAACCTCGGCCAGCTGGGCTTCACCTACGAGGGCATCGGCGTGCGCGCCGGCTGA
- a CDS encoding UDP-glucuronic acid decarboxylase family protein: MTKRALVTGGAGFVGSHLCDRLLELGHEVVALDNFYTGTRDNLTHLRTHPRFSLFEHDVIEPLPALGSRFDWIFNLACPASPPHYQRDPIFTTKTSFLGTLHGLERATSDGARFFQASTSEVYGDPEVHPQPESYRGSVNTLGPRACYDEGKRVAESLCMDFHRTRGLEVRIVRIFNTYGPRMDPNDGRVVSNFIVQALRGEPLTIYGEGKQTRSFCFVSDLIDGFLLLMQHPDTTGPVNIGNDGEFTMLELAELVRELTGSRSTIVHKPLPADDPTQRRPDLTLARERLGFRHRVPLREGLARTIEYFARHTSEPQRSEASA, from the coding sequence ATGACCAAGCGCGCCCTCGTCACCGGCGGAGCCGGGTTCGTCGGGTCGCACCTCTGTGACCGACTCCTGGAGCTCGGTCACGAGGTCGTGGCCCTCGACAACTTCTACACCGGCACCCGCGACAATCTCACGCATCTCCGCACGCACCCGCGCTTCTCGCTGTTCGAGCACGACGTGATCGAGCCGCTCCCCGCGCTCGGCAGTCGCTTCGATTGGATCTTCAACCTCGCGTGTCCGGCGTCGCCACCGCACTACCAGCGCGACCCGATCTTCACGACGAAGACGAGCTTCCTCGGCACGCTCCACGGGCTCGAGCGCGCGACGAGCGACGGAGCACGCTTCTTCCAGGCCTCGACGTCCGAGGTCTACGGCGACCCCGAGGTGCACCCGCAGCCCGAGAGCTACCGCGGCTCGGTCAACACGCTGGGACCGCGCGCCTGCTACGACGAGGGCAAGCGCGTCGCGGAGTCGCTCTGTATGGACTTCCATCGCACGCGCGGCCTCGAGGTGCGCATCGTGCGGATCTTCAACACGTACGGCCCGCGCATGGATCCGAACGATGGGCGGGTCGTGAGCAACTTCATCGTGCAGGCGCTGCGAGGCGAGCCGCTCACGATCTACGGAGAGGGCAAGCAGACGCGCAGCTTCTGCTTCGTCAGCGATCTGATCGACGGTTTCCTCCTCCTGATGCAGCACCCCGACACGACCGGTCCCGTCAACATCGGGAACGACGGCGAGTTCACGATGCTCGAGCTCGCCGAGCTCGTCCGCGAGCTCACCGGCAGCCGATCGACGATCGTGCACAAGCCCCTGCCCGCCGACGATCCGACCCAGCGCCGTCCGGATCTCACCCTCGCGCGCGAACGGCTCGGGTTCCGTCATCGCGTCCCGCTCCGCGAGGGGCTCGCGCGCACCATCGAGTACTTCGCGCGGCACACCAGCGAGCCGCAGCGATCGGAGGCTTCGGCATGA
- a CDS encoding ATP-binding cassette domain-containing protein has product MALALGGAAAGRVCVGIAIHHLTATSAVEASRALRRVGLDVALRADARGLEPATDVLSRWIERVPRATQARQASVGLVAWSVQSLCLGALVIVKAPSIGLAMIAVLIASGAIAALLARRVRRIARGLAPAQRRIASTLERVTRRAWEIRALRTVAIERARLARDVDAHAEEQTRVATASALASASPLLPALLAIGALASAGLASGLALADLVAMLYALVRLASSLTAAGHAIGALSAAGPALEEIAREVPLGSDTAAAARAETSAPCAIALENVRVTVGDRVVLHDVNLDVAPGEIVGLVGPSGVGKTTLLRAVLGVIEPAAGRVRIDGIAPADWSLRGGRLGLVTAEPMLFAGTLRENVAYGSSQVDDDALLRALARARASSVAGQGLDRVLGEGGEGVSSGERQRVALARALVGDPDLLVLDEPTSALDTTLEQEIAALLRDCSGRCTVLVATHRAALLSACDRVVEVVPDDRGATVIERARDARSA; this is encoded by the coding sequence GTGGCGCTGGCGCTCGGCGGTGCCGCGGCCGGGCGCGTCTGCGTGGGGATCGCCATCCATCACCTGACGGCCACGAGCGCGGTCGAAGCGTCACGCGCGCTGCGTCGGGTGGGCTTGGATGTCGCGCTGCGCGCCGATGCGCGGGGGCTCGAGCCCGCGACGGATGTGCTCTCGCGCTGGATCGAGCGCGTGCCGCGCGCGACGCAGGCGCGACAGGCATCGGTCGGGCTCGTCGCGTGGTCGGTCCAGTCCCTGTGCCTCGGTGCGCTGGTGATCGTGAAGGCGCCCTCGATCGGGCTCGCGATGATCGCGGTCCTGATCGCCAGCGGCGCGATCGCGGCGCTGCTCGCGCGGCGCGTGCGGCGCATCGCACGCGGTCTGGCGCCGGCGCAGCGTCGCATCGCGAGCACCCTCGAGCGCGTGACGCGCCGCGCGTGGGAAATCCGCGCGCTGCGGACCGTCGCCATCGAGCGCGCGCGGCTCGCGCGGGACGTCGACGCACACGCCGAGGAGCAGACGCGTGTCGCGACGGCGAGCGCGCTCGCGAGCGCATCCCCGCTGCTGCCGGCCCTGCTGGCGATCGGTGCGCTCGCGAGCGCGGGGCTCGCATCGGGCCTCGCGCTCGCGGATCTCGTCGCGATGCTCTACGCGCTCGTGCGGCTCGCGTCGTCGCTGACCGCCGCGGGGCACGCGATCGGCGCGCTCTCCGCAGCGGGCCCGGCGCTCGAGGAGATCGCGCGCGAGGTGCCGCTCGGGAGCGACACCGCCGCAGCAGCGCGCGCCGAGACGAGCGCGCCGTGCGCGATCGCGCTGGAGAACGTGCGCGTCACCGTGGGCGATCGCGTCGTGCTGCACGACGTGAATCTCGACGTCGCGCCGGGCGAGATCGTGGGGCTCGTGGGACCGAGTGGGGTCGGCAAGACGACGCTGCTGCGCGCGGTGCTCGGCGTGATCGAGCCTGCTGCGGGACGGGTGCGCATCGACGGGATCGCGCCGGCGGACTGGTCGCTGCGTGGCGGGCGGCTCGGCCTGGTCACCGCCGAGCCGATGCTCTTCGCCGGGACGCTGCGCGAGAACGTCGCGTACGGGAGCTCGCAGGTCGACGACGACGCGCTCCTGCGCGCGCTCGCTCGTGCGAGGGCGTCGAGCGTCGCGGGGCAGGGCCTCGACCGCGTGCTCGGCGAGGGAGGCGAGGGCGTCTCGAGCGGTGAGCGCCAGCGTGTCGCCCTCGCGCGCGCGCTCGTCGGCGATCCCGACCTTCTGGTGCTCGACGAGCCGACCTCGGCGCTCGACACGACGCTCGAGCAGGAGATCGCCGCGCTGCTGCGCGATTGTTCGGGGCGATGCACGGTGCTCGTCGCCACCCACCGCGCGGCGCTCCTGAGCGCCTGCGATCGTGTCGTCGAGGTCGTGCCCGACGACCGCGGCGCGACAGTGATCGAGCGCGCGCGCGACGCGAGGAGCGCGTGA
- a CDS encoding PqqD family protein, producing MNEHAKLTHAPRAVARRVAGRMVVVTLPGLETRVLNEVGARVVELADGRTLGEIVDVITRELDADREVVRSDVHEFVIELVREGVLSADA from the coding sequence GTGAACGAGCACGCGAAGCTGACCCACGCGCCTCGCGCGGTCGCGCGTCGGGTCGCGGGGCGCATGGTGGTCGTGACGTTGCCCGGCCTCGAGACGCGCGTGCTGAACGAAGTGGGCGCGCGCGTGGTCGAGCTCGCCGACGGGCGCACGTTGGGCGAGATCGTCGACGTGATCACCCGCGAGCTGGATGCGGACCGCGAGGTCGTGCGCTCCGACGTCCACGAGTTCGTGATCGAGCTCGTGCGCGAAGGGGTGCTCAGCGCGGACGCGTAG
- a CDS encoding PqqD family protein has translation MTRRWRASTRAIHTKLPRGGVVLDPASKAYFTLNETGEALWSALTAPATLDELAAMLVRVFDVGVDVARADTETWLDELQKLGLIDVVDPADAPG, from the coding sequence GTGACGCGTCGCTGGCGCGCGTCGACGCGCGCGATCCACACCAAGCTGCCGCGAGGCGGGGTCGTCCTGGACCCCGCCTCGAAGGCGTACTTCACGCTGAACGAGACGGGCGAGGCCCTCTGGTCCGCGCTCACGGCTCCGGCGACGCTCGACGAGCTCGCGGCGATGCTCGTGCGCGTCTTCGACGTCGGGGTCGATGTCGCTCGGGCCGACACTGAGACGTGGCTCGACGAGCTTCAGAAGCTCGGATTGATCGACGTGGTCGACCCCGCGGATGCCCCGGGGTGA
- a CDS encoding TolB family protein, with amino-acid sequence MQRHSSRRRAAALVLALVGLPAAGLTACAPDAAEPTRPRAIDVEDLPVIQVIEGEFDGEELSYRILTPEGLVDPSPAVGVAVEPLVDIPSQSCTTTTCTGNGYVTFGNVAGERGTVLNGALTSGSWVAACGSQPTGSLSGVCQGVRLRSLYTNQQVERAYAEMLELVPTGDTTSAEIVPNALQIATPDFGLAAPPVANGLFRFGELGRASTTVANTATMRWGFRGTTAGTTFTFRFVVQVRGLLVTPTVRASLADGARDNPGAGPYPTNTAIVPTSGRGIALSANGQFAAYVVGGTVHRKDLTSASGAVSTLVTGCTSVLNIDLSDDGSVLAYEAAGCPVAGQSQIYRYEYGSAGTGTLVSTATGGGAGNQASRFPRLNSDGSVIVFQSQARNLVGQTVPNGRGCPDVYRYDATTGEIHHVSAIRGSDFYTPTTARYAACANGDPIRYADVSDDGQRIVFIAGGQLDPALDTDATQDVYVYDHSESLTGSVVLYPITPTVTAPSHTGISGDGSVVAFCTDTCGRVVRASASEGVGGLEVVTANPAGAAVSAGANSYGIPSLSPSGRFIAFRGNGTAGLVPSQSHSGFNAPGTQIYVCDTTAPIAAPPANDLRRCWVASTIQLMPDTPFVPVSGAIQSGDLRLGLSYPSEAEAGYVAYFATPTNWGPLSTSGLFVSAVGDPRPQQPIDAR; translated from the coding sequence ATGCAACGTCACTCGTCGCGTCGCCGCGCAGCGGCCCTGGTCCTCGCGCTCGTCGGGCTTCCCGCCGCTGGTTTGACGGCGTGCGCGCCCGACGCCGCGGAGCCGACGAGGCCACGCGCGATCGACGTCGAGGACCTGCCGGTGATCCAAGTGATCGAAGGTGAGTTCGACGGCGAGGAGCTCAGCTACCGCATCCTCACCCCGGAGGGGCTCGTGGATCCGAGCCCGGCGGTGGGCGTCGCGGTGGAGCCGTTGGTCGACATCCCGTCGCAGTCGTGCACGACCACGACGTGTACCGGCAATGGGTACGTGACGTTCGGAAACGTCGCCGGTGAGCGCGGCACCGTGTTGAACGGCGCGCTGACCTCGGGCTCGTGGGTCGCGGCGTGCGGCAGTCAGCCGACGGGCTCGCTGTCCGGCGTCTGCCAGGGCGTGCGCCTCCGCAGCCTGTACACGAACCAGCAGGTCGAGCGTGCGTACGCCGAGATGCTGGAGCTCGTGCCGACGGGCGACACGACCTCCGCCGAGATCGTGCCGAACGCGCTCCAGATCGCGACGCCGGACTTCGGGCTCGCCGCCCCGCCGGTCGCGAACGGGCTCTTCCGGTTCGGTGAGCTCGGCCGCGCGAGCACCACGGTCGCCAACACCGCGACGATGCGCTGGGGGTTCCGCGGGACGACCGCCGGGACGACGTTCACGTTCCGCTTCGTCGTGCAGGTCCGCGGACTGCTCGTGACCCCGACCGTTCGCGCGAGCCTCGCCGACGGCGCGCGCGACAATCCCGGCGCGGGGCCCTACCCCACCAACACCGCGATCGTGCCGACGAGCGGGCGCGGGATTGCGCTGTCGGCGAACGGGCAGTTCGCTGCGTACGTCGTCGGTGGCACCGTGCACCGGAAGGACCTCACCTCCGCCTCCGGCGCGGTCTCGACGCTGGTGACGGGCTGCACGTCGGTCCTCAACATCGACCTCTCGGACGACGGCTCGGTGCTCGCGTACGAGGCGGCCGGATGTCCGGTCGCGGGACAGTCGCAGATCTACCGCTACGAGTACGGAAGCGCCGGAACCGGCACGCTCGTGTCAACCGCCACGGGCGGCGGGGCCGGAAACCAGGCGAGCCGGTTCCCGAGGCTGAACAGCGACGGCTCCGTGATCGTGTTCCAGAGCCAGGCGCGGAACCTCGTCGGGCAGACCGTTCCGAACGGTCGCGGCTGTCCCGACGTGTATCGCTACGACGCGACGACGGGCGAGATCCACCACGTCAGCGCGATCCGCGGCTCGGACTTCTACACTCCGACGACGGCGCGCTACGCCGCCTGCGCGAACGGCGACCCCATTCGTTACGCCGACGTGAGCGACGACGGACAGCGCATCGTGTTCATCGCGGGCGGGCAGCTCGACCCCGCGTTGGACACCGACGCGACCCAGGACGTCTACGTCTACGATCACAGTGAGTCGCTCACCGGGTCGGTCGTGCTCTATCCGATCACCCCGACCGTGACGGCGCCGTCGCACACCGGCATCTCCGGCGACGGGAGCGTGGTCGCGTTCTGCACGGACACCTGCGGGCGCGTCGTGCGTGCGAGCGCGAGCGAAGGCGTCGGCGGGCTCGAGGTCGTGACGGCCAACCCGGCCGGGGCAGCGGTCAGCGCCGGCGCGAACAGCTATGGCATCCCGTCGCTCTCGCCGAGCGGTCGGTTCATCGCGTTCCGCGGGAACGGCACGGCCGGTCTGGTCCCGTCGCAGAGCCATTCGGGCTTCAACGCGCCGGGCACTCAGATCTACGTCTGCGACACCACCGCGCCGATCGCCGCGCCCCCGGCGAACGACCTTCGCCGCTGCTGGGTGGCCAGCACGATCCAGCTGATGCCCGATACGCCGTTCGTGCCGGTCTCCGGCGCGATCCAGAGCGGGGACCTGCGGCTCGGGCTCTCGTACCCGAGCGAGGCGGAGGCGGGCTACGTCGCGTACTTCGCCACGCCGACGAACTGGGGCCCGCTGAGCACCAGCGGCTTGTTCGTCAGCGCCGTGGGCGATCCCCGTCCCCAGCAGCCCATCGACGCGCGCTGA
- a CDS encoding radical SAM protein: MQRVGFHLTDRCQLDCDHCLRDPGTQPVDLPLATIAAVLAEAATELGIRHASLTGGEPTLHPDFPAILDLVVAHGMRWDMVSNGRRFERVALWLDEAPARRDACRWIALSLDGASDATHDSIRGAGQRREVLSAASVSVALGVPFGITTTIHARNVDEIEAIAAEAEALGAAWVRFGAMQATGTPLDDGLRLDPDAWRSVDARVRALRARVALPVLTTTGWPSADDAPALCGPLRGETLHVDVHGRLTLCCLHSQVPHRGTDPSVVGDASRGLGALREALVEIQQNEILARSTDATGPWRDHQCNSCLRRFGRPHWSVDGRDGPDAERPRWRGALHHARGGAKRALPVAR, translated from the coding sequence GTGCAGCGCGTCGGGTTCCACCTGACGGATCGCTGCCAGCTCGACTGCGATCACTGCCTGCGTGACCCCGGCACGCAACCGGTCGACCTGCCCCTGGCGACCATCGCGGCCGTGCTCGCCGAAGCAGCGACCGAGCTCGGCATTCGGCACGCGTCACTGACGGGTGGTGAGCCGACGCTGCATCCCGACTTCCCGGCGATCCTCGATCTCGTCGTCGCTCACGGGATGCGTTGGGACATGGTCTCGAACGGCCGACGGTTCGAGCGTGTCGCGCTCTGGCTCGACGAGGCACCGGCGCGCCGAGACGCGTGTCGCTGGATCGCGCTGAGCCTCGACGGTGCGTCCGACGCGACGCACGACTCGATCAGGGGCGCCGGCCAGCGTCGCGAAGTGCTGAGCGCGGCCTCGGTGTCGGTCGCGCTCGGTGTGCCGTTCGGGATCACGACGACGATCCACGCCAGGAACGTCGACGAGATCGAGGCGATCGCGGCAGAGGCCGAGGCGCTCGGCGCCGCGTGGGTCCGCTTCGGCGCAATGCAGGCGACCGGGACGCCCCTCGACGACGGGCTGCGGCTCGATCCCGATGCCTGGCGCAGCGTCGACGCGCGAGTCCGAGCGCTCCGAGCGCGCGTGGCGCTCCCGGTGCTGACGACGACGGGATGGCCCTCGGCGGACGATGCGCCGGCGCTGTGCGGCCCCCTTCGCGGCGAGACCTTGCACGTCGACGTGCACGGACGGCTCACGCTCTGCTGCTTGCACTCGCAGGTCCCGCATCGCGGCACGGATCCGAGCGTGGTGGGAGACGCGAGTCGCGGGTTGGGTGCGCTCCGAGAGGCGCTCGTCGAGATCCAACAGAACGAGATCCTTGCGCGTTCGACGGATGCGACCGGGCCGTGGCGCGACCACCAATGCAATTCGTGCCTCCGACGCTTCGGTCGCCCGCATTGGTCGGTCGATGGTCGCGATGGGCCCGACGCCGAGCGGCCACGATGGAGGGGTGCGCTACACCACGCCCGAGGCGGCGCGAAGCGGGCCCTGCCCGTCGCGCGCTGA
- a CDS encoding nucleotidyltransferase family protein, with the protein MERVRSDGDAALDPRRLVRPAAVRLRLRGRRVRRAVVRVLPLSHRGPVLHGPCSCVKRGNRSMDEREIAAAMAVVAGRELLARAADALATVDVVPVALKGVVLSALSEGWGAPPRRMLDVDVLVRPRERDVAERALAAAGLEPVARSAVATTMRSSELGLDLDLHAALVEPELFQLDTEGLVERAEDASALFGHPVLVLERHDMYAHLVAHFARNRSNVRDQRRLGDFSIVARALPMRPEVLATHLVDRGLARAARYALALASRQGDRFAASVLSALPRDTVGAIVARGAESWLSAHAGNAPLAVPALHALNHSLPAGMRSLTAHATRALASRARRVLERAAESR; encoded by the coding sequence TTGGAGCGTGTTCGAAGCGATGGGGATGCGGCGCTCGATCCGCGGCGACTCGTACGCCCTGCGGCCGTTCGACTTCGACTCCGTGGTCGTCGTGTCCGCCGCGCGGTCGTCCGCGTTCTTCCCCTCTCGCATCGTGGCCCCGTTCTGCATGGACCGTGTAGTTGTGTCAAGAGAGGCAATCGTTCGATGGACGAGCGCGAAATCGCTGCAGCGATGGCCGTCGTCGCGGGGCGTGAGCTGCTCGCGCGCGCCGCGGACGCGCTGGCGACGGTCGACGTCGTGCCGGTCGCTCTGAAGGGAGTCGTGCTGTCGGCGCTCTCGGAGGGTTGGGGGGCTCCGCCGCGTCGGATGCTCGATGTCGACGTCCTCGTGAGGCCGCGCGAGCGGGACGTCGCGGAGCGGGCATTGGCTGCCGCGGGGCTCGAGCCGGTGGCTCGCTCGGCGGTCGCGACGACGATGCGCTCGAGCGAGCTGGGGCTCGATCTCGATCTCCACGCGGCGCTGGTCGAGCCCGAGCTGTTCCAGCTCGACACGGAGGGTCTGGTCGAGCGGGCCGAGGACGCCTCGGCGCTGTTCGGACATCCGGTCCTCGTGCTCGAGCGCCACGACATGTACGCGCACCTCGTCGCGCACTTCGCACGCAATCGCTCGAACGTGCGGGACCAGCGACGCCTCGGCGATTTCTCGATCGTCGCCCGCGCGCTCCCGATGCGCCCCGAGGTCCTCGCGACGCACCTCGTCGATCGAGGGCTCGCGCGTGCGGCGCGCTACGCGTTGGCGCTGGCGTCGCGCCAGGGCGATCGGTTCGCGGCGTCGGTCCTGTCGGCGCTGCCTCGAGACACGGTCGGCGCGATCGTCGCGCGTGGCGCCGAATCCTGGCTCTCGGCGCACGCCGGCAACGCGCCGCTCGCCGTGCCCGCGCTGCACGCGCTCAATCACTCGCTGCCCGCGGGAATGCGCTCGCTGACCGCCCACGCGACCCGTGCTCTGGCGTCACGTGCGCGGCGGGTGCTCGAACGTGCGGCAGAATCGCGGTGA